One segment of Macaca fascicularis isolate 582-1 chromosome 2, T2T-MFA8v1.1 DNA contains the following:
- the ITIH4 gene encoding inter-alpha-trypsin inhibitor heavy chain H4 isoform X5, translating to MKPPGPVRTCGRVLVLLSLLAIHQTTTAQKNGIDIYSLTVDSRVSSRFAHTVVTSRVVNRASTVQEATFQMELPKKAFITNFSMIIDGVTYPGIIKEKAKAQAQYSTAVAKGKSAGLVKATGRNMEQFQVSVSVAPNAKITFELVYEELLKRCLGVYELLLKVRPQQLVKHLQMDIHIFEPQGISFLETESTFMTNQLVDALTTSQNKTKAHIQFKPTLSQQQKSPEQQETVLDGHLIIRYDVDRAVSGGTIQIENGYFVHYFAPEGLTTMPKNVVFVIDKSGSMSGRKIQQTREALIKILDDLSPRDQFNLIVFSTEATQWRPSLVPASAENVNEARSFAAGIQALGGTNINEAMLVAVQLLDSSNQEERLPDGSVSLIILLTDGDPTVGETNPRSIQKNVREAVSGRYSLFCLGFGFDVSYAFLEKLALDNGGLARRIHEDSDSALQLQDFYQEVANPLLTAVTFEYPSNAVEEITQNNFRLLFKGSEMVVAGKLQAQGPDVLTATVSGKLPTQDITFQTESSVAEQEAEFQSPKYIFHNFMERLWAYLTIQQLLEQIVSASDADQQALRTRALNLSLAYSFVTPLTSMVVTKPEDQEQSQVAEKPVEGESRNRNVHSGLDHTEASFSPRRGLSRQEKTASVNFSKAGAAGSLLNFGPGVLSSGQLGPPGPPDAPDHAALHPFRRLAISPSATSNPDPAVSHVTNTKIKEATMTAQTPAPIQAPSAILPLPGQSVEQLCVDPRHHQGPMNLLSDPEQGVEVTGQYEREKAGFSWIEVTFKNPPVRVHASPEHVVVTRNRKSSAYKWKETLFSVMPGLKMTMDKTGLLLLSDPDKVTIGLLSWDGRGEGLRLLLRDTCRFSSHVGGSLESAGWITRREPREWRFPAGLWSCSSDGRSCVQPVRLAAPLQLQGRFWGLDHHGGEKVPLITNKERWCEPGKWVSLVPCGQTLGPQPCILNL from the exons ATGAAGCCCCCAGGGCCTGTCCGTACCTGCGGCAGAGTTCTGGTCCTGCTCTCACTGCTGGCCATCCACCAGACCACCACCGCCCAAAAG AATGGTATCGACATCTACAGCCTCACCGTGGACTCCAGGGTCTCGTCCCGATTTGCCCACACGGTCGTCACCAGCCGAGTGGTCAATAGGGCCAGTACTGTGCAGGAGGCCACCTTCcagatggagctgcccaagaaAGCCTTCATCACCAACTTCTCCAT GATCATCGATGGCGTGACCTACCCAGGGATCATCAAGGAGAAGGCCAAAGCCCAGGCGCAGTACAGCACAGCAGTGGCCAAGGGAAAGAGCGCTGGACTTGTCAA GGCCACCGGGAGAAACATGGAGCAGTTCCAGGTGTCAGTCAGTGTGGCTCCCAATGCCAAGATCACCTTTGAGCTGGTCTATGAGGAACTGCTCAAGCGGTGTCTGGGGGTGTATGAGCTGCTGCTGAAAGTGCGGCCCCAGCAGCTGGTCAAGCATCTGCAG ATGGACATTCATATCTTCGAGCCCCAGGGCATCAGCTTCCTGGAGACAGAGAGCACCTTCATGACCAACCAGCTGGTAGACGCCCTCACCACCTCGCAGAATAAGACCAAG GCTCACATCCAGTTCAAGCCAACGCTCTCCCAGCAGCAAAAGTCCCCAGAGCAGCAAGAAACAGTCCTGGACGGCCACCTCATCATCCGCTATGATGTGGACCGGGCCGTCTCCGGGGGCACCATTCAG ATCGAGAATGGCTACTTTGTACACTACTTTGCCCCCGAGGGCCTAACCACAATGCCCAAGAATGTGGTCTTTGTCATTGACAAGAGCGGCTCCATGAGTGGCAGGAAAATCCAACAG ACCCGGGAAGCCCTAATCAAGATCCTGGATGACCTCAGCCCCAGAGACCAGTTCAACCTCATCGTCTTCAGTACAGAAGCAACTCAGTGGAGGCCATCACTGGTGCCAGCCTCAGCTGAGAACGTGAACGAGGCCAGGAGCTTCGCTGCCGGCATCCAGGCCCTGGGAG GGACCAACATCAATGAGGCGATGCTGGTGGCTGTGCAGTTGCTGGACAGCAGCAACCAGGAGGAGCGGCTGCCCGACGGGAGTGTCTCGCTCATCATCCTGCTCACCGATGGCGACCCCACCGTGG GGGAGACTAACCCCAGGAGCATCCAGAAAAACGTGCGGGAAGCTGTAAGTGGCCGGTACAGCCTCTTCTGCTTGGGCTTCGGCTTCGACGTCAGCTATGCCTTCCTAGAGAAGCTGGCACTGGACAACGGTGGCCTGGCCCGGCGCATCCATGAGGACTCGGACTCTGCCCtgcagctccag GACTTCTACCAGGAAGTGGCCAACCCACTGCTGACAGCAGTGACCTTCGAGTACCCAAGCAATGCCGTGGAGGAGATCACTCAGAACAACTTCCGGCTCCTCTTCAAGGGCTCAGAGATGGTGGTGGCTGGGAAGCTCCAGGCCCAGGGGCCTGATGTGCTCACAGCCACAGTCAGTGGGAAGCTG CCTACGCAGGACATCACTTTTCAAACCGAGTCCAGCGTGGCAGAGCAGGAAGCAGAGTTCCAGAGCCCCAAGTATATCTTCCACAACTTCATGGAGAGGCTCTGGGCATACCTGACTATCCAGCAGCTGCTGGAGCAGAT TGTCTCTGCATCTGACGCTGATCAGCAGGCCCTCCGGACCCGAGCGCTGAATTTATCGCTTGCCTACAGCTTTGTCACACCTCTCACATCTATGGTAGTCACCAAACCCGAAGACCAAGAGCAGTCTCAAGTTGCTGAGAAGCCCGTGGAAGGCG AAAGTAGAAACAGGAACGTCCACTCAG GACTTGACCACACAGAGGCTTCCTTTTCTCCAAGAAGAGGATTGAGTAGACAAG AGAAGACTGCATCTGTCAACTTCTCCAAAGCTGGAGCTGCTGGCTCCCTGTTGAATTTCGGACCCGGGGTTCTCAGCTCGGGGCAACTTGGACCCCCAGGACCTCCTGATGCTCCTGACCATGCTGCTCTCCATCCCTTCCGCCGTCTGGCCATCT CACCATCAGCCACCTCAAATCCTGATCCAGCTGTGTCTCATGTCACGAATACCAAAATCAAAG aagcAACCATGACAGCCCAAACCCCAG CCCCCATACAGGCTCCCTCCGCCATCCTGCCACTGCCTGGGCAAAGCGTGGAGCAGCTCTGTGTGGACCCCAGACATCACCAGGGGCCAATGAACCTGCTCTCAGACCCTGAGCAAG GGGTTGAGGTGACTGGCCAGTATGAGAGGGAGAAGGCTGGGTTCTCATGGATCGAAGTGACCTTCAAGAACCCTCCGGTCCGGGTTCATGCATCCCCTGAACACGTGGTGGTAACTCGGAACCGAAAAAGCTCTGCGTACAAGTGGAAGGAGACGCTGTTCTCAGTGATGCCCGG CCTGAAGATGACCATGGACAAGACGGGCCTCCTGCTGCTCAGTGACCCAGACAAAGTGACCATCGGCCTGTTGTCCTGGGATGGCCGTGGGGAGGGGCTCCGGCTGCTTCTGCGCGACACTTGCCGCTTCTCCAGCCACGTTGGCGGGTCCCTTg AGAGCGCAGGCTGGATTACCAGGAGGGAGCCCCGGGAGTGGAGATTTCCTGCTGGTCTGTGGAGCTGTAGTTCTGATGGAAGGAGCTGTGTCCAGCCTGTACGCTTGGCTGCCCCCTTGCAACTGCAGGGCCGCTTCTGGGGCCTGGACCACCATGGGGGGGAAAAGGTCCCACTCATTACAAATAAAGAAAGGTGGTGTGAGCCCGGGAAGTGGGTGTCTCTGGTTCCCTGTGGCCAAACCCTAGGGCCTCAGCCTTGCATCCTGAACCTTTAG
- the ITIH4 gene encoding inter-alpha-trypsin inhibitor heavy chain H4 isoform X2, with product MKPPGPVRTCGRVLVLLSLLAIHQTTTAQKNGIDIYSLTVDSRVSSRFAHTVVTSRVVNRASTVQEATFQMELPKKAFITNFSMIIDGVTYPGIIKEKAKAQAQYSTAVAKGKSAGLVKATGRNMEQFQVSVSVAPNAKITFELVYEELLKRCLGVYELLLKVRPQQLVKHLQMDIHIFEPQGISFLETESTFMTNQLVDALTTSQNKTKAHIQFKPTLSQQQKSPEQQETVLDGHLIIRYDVDRAVSGGTIQIENGYFVHYFAPEGLTTMPKNVVFVIDKSGSMSGRKIQQTREALIKILDDLSPRDQFNLIVFSTEATQWRPSLVPASAENVNEARSFAAGIQALGGTNINEAMLVAVQLLDSSNQEERLPDGSVSLIILLTDGDPTVGETNPRSIQKNVREAVSGRYSLFCLGFGFDVSYAFLEKLALDNGGLARRIHEDSDSALQLQDFYQEVANPLLTAVTFEYPSNAVEEITQNNFRLLFKGSEMVVAGKLQAQGPDVLTATVSGKLPTQDITFQTESSVAEQEAEFQSPKYIFHNFMERLWAYLTIQQLLEQIVSASDADQQALRTRALNLSLAYSFVTPLTSMVVTKPEDQEQSQVAEKPVEGESRNRNVHSGSTFFRYYLQGAKMPKPEASFSPRRGLSRQEKTASVNFSKAGAAGSLLNFGPGVLSSGQLGPPGPPDAPDHAALHPFRRLAISPSATSNPDPAVSHVTNTKIKEATMTAQTPAPIQAPSAILPLPGQSVEQLCVDPRHHQGPMNLLSDPEQGVEVTGQYEREKAGFSWIEVTFKNPPVRVHASPEHVVVTRNRKSSAYKWKETLFSVMPGLKMTMDKTGLLLLSDPDKVTIGLLSWDGRGEGLRLLLRDTCRFSSHVGGSLESAGWITRREPREWRFPAGLWSCSSDGRSCVQPVRLAAPLQLQGRFWGLDHHGGEKVPLITNKERWCEPGKWVSLVPCGQTLGPQPCILNL from the exons ATGAAGCCCCCAGGGCCTGTCCGTACCTGCGGCAGAGTTCTGGTCCTGCTCTCACTGCTGGCCATCCACCAGACCACCACCGCCCAAAAG AATGGTATCGACATCTACAGCCTCACCGTGGACTCCAGGGTCTCGTCCCGATTTGCCCACACGGTCGTCACCAGCCGAGTGGTCAATAGGGCCAGTACTGTGCAGGAGGCCACCTTCcagatggagctgcccaagaaAGCCTTCATCACCAACTTCTCCAT GATCATCGATGGCGTGACCTACCCAGGGATCATCAAGGAGAAGGCCAAAGCCCAGGCGCAGTACAGCACAGCAGTGGCCAAGGGAAAGAGCGCTGGACTTGTCAA GGCCACCGGGAGAAACATGGAGCAGTTCCAGGTGTCAGTCAGTGTGGCTCCCAATGCCAAGATCACCTTTGAGCTGGTCTATGAGGAACTGCTCAAGCGGTGTCTGGGGGTGTATGAGCTGCTGCTGAAAGTGCGGCCCCAGCAGCTGGTCAAGCATCTGCAG ATGGACATTCATATCTTCGAGCCCCAGGGCATCAGCTTCCTGGAGACAGAGAGCACCTTCATGACCAACCAGCTGGTAGACGCCCTCACCACCTCGCAGAATAAGACCAAG GCTCACATCCAGTTCAAGCCAACGCTCTCCCAGCAGCAAAAGTCCCCAGAGCAGCAAGAAACAGTCCTGGACGGCCACCTCATCATCCGCTATGATGTGGACCGGGCCGTCTCCGGGGGCACCATTCAG ATCGAGAATGGCTACTTTGTACACTACTTTGCCCCCGAGGGCCTAACCACAATGCCCAAGAATGTGGTCTTTGTCATTGACAAGAGCGGCTCCATGAGTGGCAGGAAAATCCAACAG ACCCGGGAAGCCCTAATCAAGATCCTGGATGACCTCAGCCCCAGAGACCAGTTCAACCTCATCGTCTTCAGTACAGAAGCAACTCAGTGGAGGCCATCACTGGTGCCAGCCTCAGCTGAGAACGTGAACGAGGCCAGGAGCTTCGCTGCCGGCATCCAGGCCCTGGGAG GGACCAACATCAATGAGGCGATGCTGGTGGCTGTGCAGTTGCTGGACAGCAGCAACCAGGAGGAGCGGCTGCCCGACGGGAGTGTCTCGCTCATCATCCTGCTCACCGATGGCGACCCCACCGTGG GGGAGACTAACCCCAGGAGCATCCAGAAAAACGTGCGGGAAGCTGTAAGTGGCCGGTACAGCCTCTTCTGCTTGGGCTTCGGCTTCGACGTCAGCTATGCCTTCCTAGAGAAGCTGGCACTGGACAACGGTGGCCTGGCCCGGCGCATCCATGAGGACTCGGACTCTGCCCtgcagctccag GACTTCTACCAGGAAGTGGCCAACCCACTGCTGACAGCAGTGACCTTCGAGTACCCAAGCAATGCCGTGGAGGAGATCACTCAGAACAACTTCCGGCTCCTCTTCAAGGGCTCAGAGATGGTGGTGGCTGGGAAGCTCCAGGCCCAGGGGCCTGATGTGCTCACAGCCACAGTCAGTGGGAAGCTG CCTACGCAGGACATCACTTTTCAAACCGAGTCCAGCGTGGCAGAGCAGGAAGCAGAGTTCCAGAGCCCCAAGTATATCTTCCACAACTTCATGGAGAGGCTCTGGGCATACCTGACTATCCAGCAGCTGCTGGAGCAGAT TGTCTCTGCATCTGACGCTGATCAGCAGGCCCTCCGGACCCGAGCGCTGAATTTATCGCTTGCCTACAGCTTTGTCACACCTCTCACATCTATGGTAGTCACCAAACCCGAAGACCAAGAGCAGTCTCAAGTTGCTGAGAAGCCCGTGGAAGGCG AAAGTAGAAACAGGAACGTCCACTCAG GTTCCACTTTCTTCAGATATTATCTCCAGGGAGCAAAAATGCCAAAACCAG AGGCTTCCTTTTCTCCAAGAAGAGGATTGAGTAGACAAG AGAAGACTGCATCTGTCAACTTCTCCAAAGCTGGAGCTGCTGGCTCCCTGTTGAATTTCGGACCCGGGGTTCTCAGCTCGGGGCAACTTGGACCCCCAGGACCTCCTGATGCTCCTGACCATGCTGCTCTCCATCCCTTCCGCCGTCTGGCCATCT CACCATCAGCCACCTCAAATCCTGATCCAGCTGTGTCTCATGTCACGAATACCAAAATCAAAG aagcAACCATGACAGCCCAAACCCCAG CCCCCATACAGGCTCCCTCCGCCATCCTGCCACTGCCTGGGCAAAGCGTGGAGCAGCTCTGTGTGGACCCCAGACATCACCAGGGGCCAATGAACCTGCTCTCAGACCCTGAGCAAG GGGTTGAGGTGACTGGCCAGTATGAGAGGGAGAAGGCTGGGTTCTCATGGATCGAAGTGACCTTCAAGAACCCTCCGGTCCGGGTTCATGCATCCCCTGAACACGTGGTGGTAACTCGGAACCGAAAAAGCTCTGCGTACAAGTGGAAGGAGACGCTGTTCTCAGTGATGCCCGG CCTGAAGATGACCATGGACAAGACGGGCCTCCTGCTGCTCAGTGACCCAGACAAAGTGACCATCGGCCTGTTGTCCTGGGATGGCCGTGGGGAGGGGCTCCGGCTGCTTCTGCGCGACACTTGCCGCTTCTCCAGCCACGTTGGCGGGTCCCTTg AGAGCGCAGGCTGGATTACCAGGAGGGAGCCCCGGGAGTGGAGATTTCCTGCTGGTCTGTGGAGCTGTAGTTCTGATGGAAGGAGCTGTGTCCAGCCTGTACGCTTGGCTGCCCCCTTGCAACTGCAGGGCCGCTTCTGGGGCCTGGACCACCATGGGGGGGAAAAGGTCCCACTCATTACAAATAAAGAAAGGTGGTGTGAGCCCGGGAAGTGGGTGTCTCTGGTTCCCTGTGGCCAAACCCTAGGGCCTCAGCCTTGCATCCTGAACCTTTAG
- the ITIH4 gene encoding inter-alpha-trypsin inhibitor heavy chain H4 isoform X3, translating into MKPPGPVRTCGRVLVLLSLLAIHQTTTAQKNGIDIYSLTVDSRVSSRFAHTVVTSRVVNRASTVQEATFQMELPKKAFITNFSMIIDGVTYPGIIKEKAKAQAQYSTAVAKGKSAGLVKATGRNMEQFQVSVSVAPNAKITFELVYEELLKRCLGVYELLLKVRPQQLVKHLQMDIHIFEPQGISFLETESTFMTNQLVDALTTSQNKTKAHIQFKPTLSQQQKSPEQQETVLDGHLIIRYDVDRAVSGGTIQIENGYFVHYFAPEGLTTMPKNVVFVIDKSGSMSGRKIQQTREALIKILDDLSPRDQFNLIVFSTEATQWRPSLVPASAENVNEARSFAAGIQALGGTNINEAMLVAVQLLDSSNQEERLPDGSVSLIILLTDGDPTVGETNPRSIQKNVREAVSGRYSLFCLGFGFDVSYAFLEKLALDNGGLARRIHEDSDSALQLQDFYQEVANPLLTAVTFEYPSNAVEEITQNNFRLLFKGSEMVVAGKLQAQGPDVLTATVSGKLPTQDITFQTESSVAEQEAEFQSPKYIFHNFMERLWAYLTIQQLLEQIVSASDADQQALRTRALNLSLAYSFVTPLTSMVVTKPEDQEQSQVAEKPVEGESRNRNVHSGSTFFRYYLQGAKMPKPGLDHTEASFSPRRGLSRQAGAAGSLLNFGPGVLSSGQLGPPGPPDAPDHAALHPFRRLAISPSATSNPDPAVSHVTNTKIKEATMTAQTPAPIQAPSAILPLPGQSVEQLCVDPRHHQGPMNLLSDPEQGVEVTGQYEREKAGFSWIEVTFKNPPVRVHASPEHVVVTRNRKSSAYKWKETLFSVMPGLKMTMDKTGLLLLSDPDKVTIGLLSWDGRGEGLRLLLRDTCRFSSHVGGSLESAGWITRREPREWRFPAGLWSCSSDGRSCVQPVRLAAPLQLQGRFWGLDHHGGEKVPLITNKERWCEPGKWVSLVPCGQTLGPQPCILNL; encoded by the exons ATGAAGCCCCCAGGGCCTGTCCGTACCTGCGGCAGAGTTCTGGTCCTGCTCTCACTGCTGGCCATCCACCAGACCACCACCGCCCAAAAG AATGGTATCGACATCTACAGCCTCACCGTGGACTCCAGGGTCTCGTCCCGATTTGCCCACACGGTCGTCACCAGCCGAGTGGTCAATAGGGCCAGTACTGTGCAGGAGGCCACCTTCcagatggagctgcccaagaaAGCCTTCATCACCAACTTCTCCAT GATCATCGATGGCGTGACCTACCCAGGGATCATCAAGGAGAAGGCCAAAGCCCAGGCGCAGTACAGCACAGCAGTGGCCAAGGGAAAGAGCGCTGGACTTGTCAA GGCCACCGGGAGAAACATGGAGCAGTTCCAGGTGTCAGTCAGTGTGGCTCCCAATGCCAAGATCACCTTTGAGCTGGTCTATGAGGAACTGCTCAAGCGGTGTCTGGGGGTGTATGAGCTGCTGCTGAAAGTGCGGCCCCAGCAGCTGGTCAAGCATCTGCAG ATGGACATTCATATCTTCGAGCCCCAGGGCATCAGCTTCCTGGAGACAGAGAGCACCTTCATGACCAACCAGCTGGTAGACGCCCTCACCACCTCGCAGAATAAGACCAAG GCTCACATCCAGTTCAAGCCAACGCTCTCCCAGCAGCAAAAGTCCCCAGAGCAGCAAGAAACAGTCCTGGACGGCCACCTCATCATCCGCTATGATGTGGACCGGGCCGTCTCCGGGGGCACCATTCAG ATCGAGAATGGCTACTTTGTACACTACTTTGCCCCCGAGGGCCTAACCACAATGCCCAAGAATGTGGTCTTTGTCATTGACAAGAGCGGCTCCATGAGTGGCAGGAAAATCCAACAG ACCCGGGAAGCCCTAATCAAGATCCTGGATGACCTCAGCCCCAGAGACCAGTTCAACCTCATCGTCTTCAGTACAGAAGCAACTCAGTGGAGGCCATCACTGGTGCCAGCCTCAGCTGAGAACGTGAACGAGGCCAGGAGCTTCGCTGCCGGCATCCAGGCCCTGGGAG GGACCAACATCAATGAGGCGATGCTGGTGGCTGTGCAGTTGCTGGACAGCAGCAACCAGGAGGAGCGGCTGCCCGACGGGAGTGTCTCGCTCATCATCCTGCTCACCGATGGCGACCCCACCGTGG GGGAGACTAACCCCAGGAGCATCCAGAAAAACGTGCGGGAAGCTGTAAGTGGCCGGTACAGCCTCTTCTGCTTGGGCTTCGGCTTCGACGTCAGCTATGCCTTCCTAGAGAAGCTGGCACTGGACAACGGTGGCCTGGCCCGGCGCATCCATGAGGACTCGGACTCTGCCCtgcagctccag GACTTCTACCAGGAAGTGGCCAACCCACTGCTGACAGCAGTGACCTTCGAGTACCCAAGCAATGCCGTGGAGGAGATCACTCAGAACAACTTCCGGCTCCTCTTCAAGGGCTCAGAGATGGTGGTGGCTGGGAAGCTCCAGGCCCAGGGGCCTGATGTGCTCACAGCCACAGTCAGTGGGAAGCTG CCTACGCAGGACATCACTTTTCAAACCGAGTCCAGCGTGGCAGAGCAGGAAGCAGAGTTCCAGAGCCCCAAGTATATCTTCCACAACTTCATGGAGAGGCTCTGGGCATACCTGACTATCCAGCAGCTGCTGGAGCAGAT TGTCTCTGCATCTGACGCTGATCAGCAGGCCCTCCGGACCCGAGCGCTGAATTTATCGCTTGCCTACAGCTTTGTCACACCTCTCACATCTATGGTAGTCACCAAACCCGAAGACCAAGAGCAGTCTCAAGTTGCTGAGAAGCCCGTGGAAGGCG AAAGTAGAAACAGGAACGTCCACTCAG GTTCCACTTTCTTCAGATATTATCTCCAGGGAGCAAAAATGCCAAAACCAG GACTTGACCACACAGAGGCTTCCTTTTCTCCAAGAAGAGGATTGAGTAGACAAG CTGGAGCTGCTGGCTCCCTGTTGAATTTCGGACCCGGGGTTCTCAGCTCGGGGCAACTTGGACCCCCAGGACCTCCTGATGCTCCTGACCATGCTGCTCTCCATCCCTTCCGCCGTCTGGCCATCT CACCATCAGCCACCTCAAATCCTGATCCAGCTGTGTCTCATGTCACGAATACCAAAATCAAAG aagcAACCATGACAGCCCAAACCCCAG CCCCCATACAGGCTCCCTCCGCCATCCTGCCACTGCCTGGGCAAAGCGTGGAGCAGCTCTGTGTGGACCCCAGACATCACCAGGGGCCAATGAACCTGCTCTCAGACCCTGAGCAAG GGGTTGAGGTGACTGGCCAGTATGAGAGGGAGAAGGCTGGGTTCTCATGGATCGAAGTGACCTTCAAGAACCCTCCGGTCCGGGTTCATGCATCCCCTGAACACGTGGTGGTAACTCGGAACCGAAAAAGCTCTGCGTACAAGTGGAAGGAGACGCTGTTCTCAGTGATGCCCGG CCTGAAGATGACCATGGACAAGACGGGCCTCCTGCTGCTCAGTGACCCAGACAAAGTGACCATCGGCCTGTTGTCCTGGGATGGCCGTGGGGAGGGGCTCCGGCTGCTTCTGCGCGACACTTGCCGCTTCTCCAGCCACGTTGGCGGGTCCCTTg AGAGCGCAGGCTGGATTACCAGGAGGGAGCCCCGGGAGTGGAGATTTCCTGCTGGTCTGTGGAGCTGTAGTTCTGATGGAAGGAGCTGTGTCCAGCCTGTACGCTTGGCTGCCCCCTTGCAACTGCAGGGCCGCTTCTGGGGCCTGGACCACCATGGGGGGGAAAAGGTCCCACTCATTACAAATAAAGAAAGGTGGTGTGAGCCCGGGAAGTGGGTGTCTCTGGTTCCCTGTGGCCAAACCCTAGGGCCTCAGCCTTGCATCCTGAACCTTTAG